In Nitrospirota bacterium, a single window of DNA contains:
- a CDS encoding Glu/Leu/Phe/Val dehydrogenase, with the protein MSIPHDEIGPHKVLELYYPEEKLKAIVVVDNVAIGPAIGGVRVSPTANADEVYRLARAMTFKNAMAGLPHGGGKSAIIADPNDPNKERYFWIFARSIAGLTEYIPGPDMGSNEACMAYIHDEIGRAVGLPEEIGGIPLDKRGATGFGLAVCAEVAKDFIGLNLKGARVAVQGFGSVGKAAAKFLSEKGAILVAVSDTKGAVYNEKGIDIDELIKIKDETGSVINYKKGEKLSCENLFCVPADILIPAATPDVIHEDNVKEIQAKLILEGANIPATREAEEALHARGILVIPDFVANAGGVIMAAAEYAKETEKMAFDSIEEKIRKNTKALLERVKKDGLFPRAEGEIIAKERVLRAMDYRGYI; encoded by the coding sequence ATGTCTATTCCGCATGATGAGATCGGTCCCCACAAAGTCCTTGAACTTTATTATCCGGAAGAGAAACTTAAAGCAATCGTTGTTGTTGATAATGTTGCAATCGGCCCTGCAATAGGAGGAGTAAGGGTATCTCCAACTGCTAATGCCGATGAAGTTTACAGACTCGCAAGGGCCATGACCTTTAAAAACGCTATGGCAGGGCTTCCACATGGTGGCGGGAAATCAGCAATAATAGCAGACCCGAATGATCCGAATAAAGAGCGTTATTTCTGGATTTTTGCGCGCTCCATAGCTGGACTTACTGAATACATCCCCGGCCCTGACATGGGCAGTAATGAGGCATGCATGGCGTATATACATGATGAGATAGGCAGGGCAGTGGGGCTTCCTGAAGAGATAGGAGGGATACCCCTCGATAAACGTGGAGCCACAGGTTTTGGCCTTGCTGTATGTGCTGAGGTAGCAAAGGATTTTATAGGACTTAATTTAAAAGGTGCAAGGGTAGCTGTTCAGGGCTTTGGGAGCGTAGGTAAGGCAGCAGCGAAATTTCTTTCTGAAAAGGGAGCAATTCTTGTTGCAGTTAGCGATACAAAGGGTGCTGTTTATAATGAAAAAGGAATAGATATAGATGAGTTAATCAAAATAAAGGATGAAACAGGCAGTGTAATCAATTATAAAAAGGGCGAAAAGCTTAGCTGTGAAAATCTCTTCTGTGTGCCAGCAGATATCCTTATCCCTGCTGCCACCCCGGATGTCATACATGAGGATAACGTAAAGGAAATTCAGGCAAAGCTTATTCTCGAGGGCGCCAACATCCCTGCTACAAGAGAGGCTGAGGAGGCCCTGCACGCCAGAGGCATACTCGTAATTCCGGATTTCGTTGCCAATGCTGGAGGCGTGATAATGGCAGCAGCAGAATATGCAAAAGAAACAGAGAAAATGGCATTTGATTCCATCGAAGAAAAAATCAGGAAGAATACAAAGGCACTCCTCGAAAGAGTAAAAAAAGATGGGCTTTTTCCAAGAGCAGAAGGAGAGATTATAGCAAAAGAGCGGGTCTTAAGGGCAATGGACTACAGGGGTTATATTTAG
- a CDS encoding segregation/condensation protein A → MLQETESNPYQIKLPVFEGPLDLLLHLIKEAKIDIYDIPIAIITKQYIEYLELMKELNLEIAGEFLVIAATLIHIKSKMLLPPDESPSEEQAEDPRAELVARLLEYQTFKEASKTLREREDLWKNIFYRPPLDEKEIIIEPSPMLFELNLFDLLAAFKQLLEKAPEEAMEITRQTLTVKDKINLILERLEKEESIRFESLFADSYTMATLIVTFLAFLELIRLGLVKAYQEKIFGPIWIINPQRAKATPIDEMLPETSNQG, encoded by the coding sequence ATGTTACAGGAGACAGAAAGCAATCCCTATCAGATAAAACTCCCTGTTTTTGAGGGGCCCCTTGACCTCCTTTTACATTTAATTAAAGAGGCCAAGATCGATATCTATGATATTCCCATTGCCATCATAACAAAACAGTACATTGAATACCTTGAACTGATGAAGGAGCTAAACCTCGAAATAGCAGGGGAATTCCTTGTAATAGCAGCAACCCTTATCCACATAAAATCAAAGATGCTCCTTCCACCTGATGAATCGCCTTCGGAAGAACAGGCAGAAGACCCGAGGGCAGAGCTCGTCGCAAGGCTCCTCGAATACCAGACATTTAAAGAAGCTTCAAAAACCCTGCGGGAGCGGGAAGACCTCTGGAAAAATATCTTCTACAGGCCGCCTCTCGATGAAAAAGAGATCATTATAGAACCATCCCCTATGCTCTTTGAACTCAACCTGTTCGACCTCCTCGCTGCTTTCAAACAGCTACTCGAAAAGGCTCCTGAAGAGGCTATGGAGATCACAAGGCAGACCCTTACAGTAAAAGACAAAATAAATCTCATCCTTGAACGACTTGAAAAGGAGGAAAGTATACGGTTTGAGTCCCTCTTTGCTGATAGTTATACAATGGCCACCCTTATCGTAACATTCCTTGCCTTCCTTGAGCTCATCAGGCTCGGCCTTGTAAAGGCTTATCAGGAGAAAATTTTTGGCCCCATCTGGATAATCAATCCCCAGAGGGCAAAGGCTACACCTATTGATGAAATGCTTCCTGAGACATCCAATCAGGGGTAG
- a CDS encoding YIP1 family protein, whose protein sequence is MGIIERVKNILLNPKEEWPVIAGEQATVAGLYTGYAIPLAAIPVVSSFIGMSFFGMTMPFGGHLGVSFSYLILWGFLSYVSSLVGVYIIALIVNALAPAFSAEKNLIQALKLAVYSSTPAWIAGALHIVPMLGILAIIGSLYGIYLIYLGLPHLMKVPGEKAVGYTVAVVLAAIVTYVIIGFIVGGLATMTMPGRMM, encoded by the coding sequence ATGGGTATTATAGAGAGAGTAAAGAATATACTTCTTAATCCCAAAGAAGAATGGCCTGTTATAGCTGGCGAGCAGGCAACAGTAGCCGGCCTTTATACAGGATATGCTATACCGCTTGCCGCAATACCTGTTGTTTCCTCTTTCATAGGTATGAGCTTCTTTGGGATGACAATGCCATTTGGCGGACACCTCGGCGTCTCGTTTAGTTATTTAATCCTCTGGGGTTTCTTGAGTTATGTATCAAGCCTTGTGGGCGTATATATAATTGCCCTGATAGTTAATGCCCTTGCGCCAGCTTTTTCAGCAGAGAAAAACCTTATTCAGGCCCTTAAGCTTGCTGTTTATTCCTCAACCCCGGCCTGGATTGCCGGAGCCCTTCACATCGTACCTATGCTCGGTATCCTCGCAATAATCGGAAGTCTTTATGGAATATATCTCATCTACCTTGGACTTCCCCACCTTATGAAGGTCCCCGGGGAAAAAGCAGTAGGCTATACGGTTGCTGTTGTGCTAGCGGCAATTGTGACCTATGTGATTATAGGCTTTATTGTTGGGGGACTGGCCACTATGACCATGCCTGGGCGCATGATGTAG
- the dnaA gene encoding chromosomal replication initiator protein DnaA: protein MDIEVWEKTLEEIEGKVGSQAFELWFKPIKLIHIKDQAIALEVPNRFFKEWIEDHYPGLLTEVLEKRLKRQVSLKYKVFEKEEDAALRKLETKMETRKAKLASRGIYLNPKYTFNSFVVGPSNQFAHAASRAVADIPGKTYNPLFIYGGVGLGKTHLMNAIGNLIIDKISEVKLIYMPADQFTNEFIYSTRNNKVSEFKEKYRSLDVLLIDDIQFIANKTGTQDELFHTFNALYESQKQIVFSSDRPPKDITPITERLRSRFSMGLIADLQPPDIETKLAILGKKAEMEGIKIPDDVALFLCTKIKSNIRELEGCLIRLGAHSSLSGKELSLEMAKDVLKDLVHDEEKPITVDLVQKAVCEYFGIKQQDIKAKKRTKDIALPRQVAMYLSRLLTDCSLSDIGKGFGGKDHSTVIHACKQVDERKKESEEFSRKLEYLIKKIKT, encoded by the coding sequence ATGGACATAGAGGTGTGGGAAAAAACACTTGAAGAAATAGAAGGTAAGGTTGGAAGTCAGGCCTTTGAACTCTGGTTTAAACCAATAAAACTCATCCACATCAAAGATCAGGCAATAGCCTTAGAAGTCCCGAACAGATTCTTCAAAGAGTGGATTGAAGACCACTATCCTGGACTGCTAACTGAAGTTTTAGAAAAGCGCCTCAAAAGGCAGGTATCACTAAAATACAAGGTCTTTGAAAAGGAAGAAGATGCCGCTCTCAGGAAGCTGGAGACTAAGATGGAGACACGAAAGGCAAAACTCGCAAGCCGTGGCATCTATCTGAATCCAAAGTATACCTTTAATAGTTTTGTAGTTGGCCCCAGCAACCAGTTTGCCCACGCTGCATCGAGGGCTGTTGCAGATATACCAGGCAAGACGTATAACCCTCTGTTTATTTATGGCGGGGTAGGTTTAGGGAAGACACATTTAATGAACGCAATAGGAAACTTAATAATAGATAAAATCTCTGAGGTCAAGCTCATTTATATGCCGGCTGATCAGTTCACGAACGAATTTATCTATTCTACGAGGAACAACAAGGTGTCTGAATTCAAAGAAAAATACAGAAGCCTCGATGTGCTCCTCATTGATGATATCCAGTTTATTGCTAACAAGACAGGAACGCAGGATGAATTATTTCATACTTTTAATGCCCTTTATGAGTCCCAGAAGCAGATTGTTTTTTCAAGCGACAGGCCGCCCAAAGATATTACGCCGATTACTGAAAGGCTAAGGTCAAGATTCAGTATGGGCCTGATAGCAGACCTGCAACCTCCTGATATTGAAACCAAACTGGCAATTCTCGGGAAAAAGGCAGAGATGGAGGGCATAAAGATACCTGATGATGTGGCTCTCTTTCTTTGCACTAAGATAAAGTCCAATATAAGAGAGCTGGAAGGATGTCTTATAAGGCTCGGGGCACACTCATCACTCTCAGGGAAAGAGCTGTCGCTGGAAATGGCCAAGGATGTATTAAAAGATTTGGTGCATGATGAGGAAAAACCTATAACCGTCGACCTGGTTCAGAAAGCGGTATGTGAATATTTTGGCATAAAGCAGCAGGATATAAAGGCGAAGAAGCGGACAAAGGATATTGCACTGCCGAGACAGGTCGCCATGTACCTGAGCAGACTTTTAACTGACTGCTCTCTCAGCGACATAGGCAAAGGCTTTGGCGGCAAAGACCATTCTACGGTAATTCATGCCTGCAAGCAGGTCGATGAAAGGAAAAAAGAGAGCGAAGAATTCAGCAGAAAACTTGAATATCTAATAAAAAAGATAAAAACCTGA
- the dnaN gene encoding DNA polymerase III subunit beta, producing MRLKVEKDEIQRGLQNVQGIVEKRNTMPVLSHFLLSAKGGRADIIATDLEIAIKEPLKAEVLSDGSLCIPARKLFEIAREVEGDLLLESLENNWLKVSSGQSTFKLVGLPEGEYPSLPEVSQAEKLDIGVDILSNMIEKTVYAAGDSDARYTMNGLLLHFIPKKKGIELKIVGTDGHRLSLSTVESEGKLSGEKKLILPKKAALELRRLLEGIEGAVTIGIDKNHIFFTLGDILFTSRLIEGTYPNYEQVIPQANERIVTLDKSGFLKALKRASIMSRERTNAVRLDIEGSKLTIISINPDLGEAKEEIAAQYKGEPISIGFNARYLMDALQVMEGEAARLELQDPLSPSLLKEGEDKGYRCVVMPMRV from the coding sequence ATGAGGCTAAAAGTAGAAAAAGATGAAATCCAGCGGGGTCTGCAAAATGTTCAGGGCATTGTTGAGAAGAGAAATACAATGCCAGTCCTCAGCCACTTTCTTCTCTCCGCCAAAGGCGGAAGGGCTGACATTATAGCTACTGACCTTGAGATAGCCATTAAAGAGCCTTTGAAGGCAGAGGTTTTATCAGATGGTAGCCTGTGTATTCCTGCAAGGAAGCTCTTTGAAATAGCCAGGGAAGTGGAGGGAGATCTGTTATTAGAGTCCTTGGAAAACAACTGGCTGAAAGTCTCATCAGGGCAAAGCACCTTTAAACTCGTGGGCCTTCCTGAGGGAGAATACCCATCGTTGCCAGAGGTAAGCCAGGCGGAGAAATTAGATATAGGCGTAGATATTCTTAGCAATATGATTGAGAAAACTGTTTATGCTGCCGGAGACAGCGATGCCAGATATACGATGAATGGGCTCCTTCTGCACTTTATCCCCAAGAAAAAAGGCATTGAGCTAAAGATAGTTGGTACGGATGGCCACAGGCTTTCACTCTCCACTGTGGAAAGCGAAGGAAAGCTTTCAGGTGAAAAAAAACTTATCCTTCCCAAAAAAGCTGCACTGGAGTTAAGAAGGCTCCTCGAAGGAATAGAGGGGGCCGTTACAATAGGGATTGATAAAAACCACATCTTTTTCACGTTGGGAGACATTTTATTTACATCGAGACTGATAGAAGGCACTTATCCAAATTATGAGCAGGTTATACCTCAGGCTAATGAGCGGATAGTGACTCTCGATAAGAGCGGATTTTTAAAGGCCCTTAAAAGGGCATCTATTATGAGCAGGGAAAGGACAAATGCAGTCAGGCTTGACATAGAAGGGAGCAAGCTAACAATTATCTCTATAAATCCTGATCTCGGAGAGGCGAAAGAGGAAATAGCAGCGCAATACAAGGGGGAGCCCATTTCAATAGGGTTTAATGCACGTTATTTGATGGATGCCCTCCAGGTGATGGAAGGAGAGGCGGCGAGGCTTGAACTTCAGGACCCTCTGAGCCCTTCCCTGCTCAAAGAGGGAGAGGACAAGGGGTACAGGTGTGTTGTCATGCCTATGAGGGTATAA
- the gyrB gene encoding DNA topoisomerase (ATP-hydrolyzing) subunit B, producing the protein MEEKEIVAEEQETYGAEDIKILKGLDAVRKRPAMYIGNTATEGLHHLVYEAVDNSVDEALAGFCTNIDVTIHTEGSITVIDNGRGIPTGPHPGDAEGRSAAEVALTELHAGGKFDGKAYRISGGLHGVGISVVNALSEWLDLEIKQNNGVYQQRYERGKAQGPLTIVGKTKSRGTKITFKPDAEIFEATEFNFDTLSERLRELAFLNKGLQITITDERSNKKQTFLYSGGIVSFVEHLNKNKTPLHPKPVYITKQKEEIIVEVALQYNDGYTETIFSFANNINTKEGGTHLIGFKAALTRTANSYATVSGLSKNEKEAISGEDIREGLTAVISVKLPNPQFEGQTKTKLGNSEVKGIVESIVNETLGSYFEENPSVARKIIEKAIQAARAREAARKARELTRRKGALEDTGLPGKLADCSEKDPANSEIFIVEGDSAGGSAKQGRDRRYQAILPLKGKILNVEKARFDKMLGSDEIRTMITALGTGIGTDDFDISKIRYHRVIIMTDADVDGAHIRTLLLTFFYRQMFGLIEKGYLYIAQPPLFKVKKGKTEKYIQNESKLEDMLLELASDEVELQVDSRTVTGKALIPYIRRLSNFEKLLEWFHRRRKDADVLKTLLGLGLNRTVLKDRDKAYSMIEALKNKFPDIHETVEEDEEHRALTVELKRHGLKLNINDEFLTSPDFRELQGLYSVVKELGKTPHKLKDKDGLKEFDDSKALLSHIFSLAKKGITIQRYKGLGEMNPHQLWETTMDPEKRTLLQVSVEDSVKANEIFTILMGDQVEPRKEFIQRHALEVRFLDI; encoded by the coding sequence ATGGAAGAAAAAGAGATAGTTGCAGAAGAACAGGAAACTTACGGCGCAGAAGACATAAAGATACTCAAGGGGCTGGATGCTGTGAGAAAAAGGCCAGCCATGTACATAGGTAACACAGCGACTGAGGGCCTGCATCACCTTGTGTATGAAGCAGTCGATAACAGTGTTGATGAGGCATTAGCAGGTTTCTGCACAAACATAGATGTAACAATCCATACAGAGGGAAGCATTACCGTTATTGATAATGGAAGGGGAATCCCCACCGGCCCACATCCAGGGGATGCAGAAGGACGCTCTGCAGCAGAAGTAGCCCTGACAGAACTTCATGCAGGAGGAAAGTTTGATGGCAAGGCATATCGGATTTCCGGCGGACTGCACGGTGTTGGCATATCGGTGGTCAATGCCCTTTCTGAGTGGCTCGACCTCGAGATAAAACAAAACAATGGGGTATATCAGCAGCGCTATGAGAGGGGTAAGGCGCAGGGGCCTCTAACAATAGTTGGCAAGACAAAGAGCAGGGGCACAAAAATAACCTTCAAGCCAGATGCAGAAATATTTGAGGCCACGGAATTTAATTTTGATACCCTCTCTGAGAGGCTCAGAGAACTTGCCTTCCTCAACAAGGGGCTTCAGATAACAATTACAGACGAAAGAAGCAACAAAAAGCAGACATTTCTTTACAGCGGCGGCATTGTCTCTTTTGTCGAACATCTGAATAAAAACAAAACCCCTCTCCACCCCAAGCCTGTTTATATAACAAAACAGAAAGAGGAGATTATTGTTGAGGTTGCCCTTCAATACAATGACGGCTACACCGAGACTATTTTCTCCTTTGCCAATAACATAAACACTAAAGAAGGGGGCACACATTTGATTGGCTTTAAGGCAGCGCTCACAAGGACAGCCAATAGTTATGCCACAGTATCGGGTTTAAGCAAAAATGAAAAGGAGGCCATTTCAGGAGAGGATATCAGAGAAGGCCTGACAGCAGTTATAAGCGTGAAGCTCCCTAACCCTCAGTTTGAGGGCCAGACAAAAACCAAACTTGGCAACAGCGAGGTCAAGGGAATAGTTGAATCCATCGTTAATGAGACCCTCGGTTCCTACTTTGAAGAGAACCCGTCAGTTGCACGAAAAATCATTGAAAAGGCTATTCAGGCCGCAAGGGCAAGAGAGGCTGCAAGAAAGGCAAGGGAACTCACAAGGAGGAAGGGGGCATTGGAAGACACCGGCCTTCCTGGAAAACTTGCTGATTGCTCAGAGAAAGACCCGGCCAATAGCGAGATATTCATAGTAGAGGGTGACTCAGCAGGAGGCTCTGCAAAACAGGGCAGGGACAGGCGCTATCAGGCAATACTGCCTTTGAAGGGAAAGATTTTAAATGTTGAAAAGGCAAGATTCGATAAGATGCTCGGTTCAGACGAAATAAGAACCATGATTACAGCCCTCGGAACTGGAATAGGCACAGATGATTTCGATATCTCTAAAATACGCTATCACAGGGTCATAATCATGACAGATGCAGACGTTGATGGTGCCCACATAAGGACACTTCTGCTCACGTTCTTTTACAGGCAGATGTTCGGGCTTATCGAGAAGGGCTATCTATACATAGCACAGCCGCCACTTTTTAAAGTGAAGAAGGGCAAGACCGAAAAATATATTCAGAATGAATCAAAACTGGAAGATATGCTCCTTGAGCTCGCCTCCGACGAAGTGGAGCTTCAGGTTGACAGCAGGACCGTTACCGGGAAGGCCCTGATTCCATATATACGAAGGCTTTCAAATTTTGAAAAACTCCTTGAGTGGTTCCACAGGAGGAGAAAAGATGCGGATGTCCTGAAGACTCTTTTAGGCCTTGGCCTTAACAGGACAGTCCTGAAAGACAGAGATAAGGCTTATTCAATGATAGAAGCCCTTAAAAATAAGTTCCCGGACATCCATGAAACAGTTGAAGAAGATGAGGAACACAGGGCACTTACAGTTGAGCTTAAAAGGCATGGCCTGAAATTAAATATCAATGATGAGTTTCTTACATCGCCGGATTTTAGAGAACTCCAGGGTCTTTATTCTGTTGTGAAAGAGCTGGGGAAGACTCCTCACAAGCTTAAGGACAAGGATGGGTTAAAGGAATTTGATGATTCTAAGGCACTCCTATCACATATATTCTCTCTGGCAAAGAAAGGGATAACAATTCAACGATACAAGGGCCTTGGAGAAATGAATCCTCATCAGTTGTGGGAGACTACTATGGATCCTGAGAAAAGGACACTACTTCAGGTGAGCGTAGAAGATTCGGTCAAGGCCAATGAAATCTTCACCATTCTCATGGGCGACCAGGTCGAGCCGAGAAAAGAATTCATACAGAGACATGCCCTTGAGGTAAGGTTCTTAGATATATAA
- the gyrA gene encoding DNA gyrase subunit A, translating into MARFPVSIEEEMKVSYLDYAMSVIVGRALPDVRDGLKPVQRRILYAMLREGLLPGKKYSKCAGVVGEVLKKYHPHGDTAVYDALVRLAQDFNMRYVLVDGQGNFGSIDGDPPAAYRYTEARLTKLAEEMLADIDKETVDFTPNFDETTEEPAVLPSRVPNLIINGSSGIAVGMATNIPPHNLGEVIDAVIRLVDNSEVSIQELMETIKGPDFPTGGIIYGTQGIVAAYTHGRGLIKVRAKAKIEREVKSESIIITELPYQVNKARLIEKIAELIREKKIEGVSDLRDESDRDGIRVVLELKRGEMAQVILNQLYKHTQMESTFGVIMLALVSGQPRILNLKRLLGYFLQHRREVVIRRTRFELRKAEEKAHILEGLRIALDHLDEIIALIRASKSPDEAKQGLMSNYSLSEIQAQAILDMKLQRLTGLEREKIIKDYEDTLKDIERLRAILGSDALVNSIVKQELLDIKEKYSDPRRTEILEETKEISIEDLITEEEMVITVSHEGYIKRNPLSQYRSQRRGGKGLIGMETKEEDFVEQLFIGSTHDHMLFFSNRGRLYWLKTYQIPEAGRAARGKALVNLLALQEGERITTALPVRDFKEGFLCMFTKNGTVKKTALKEYSNPREKGIIAITLEQDDELIAVRKTDGKSDLIIGTRNGLSIRFNEEDVRSTGRSAKGVIGIRLVKGDEVFSAEVPEEKTTLLTVTEKGYGKRSKIEDYPVQGRGGKGVISIKLTSKGGKVVGLMQVRDEDEVVMITNSGKLIRTTARNISLLGRNTQGVKLMDVEGEDKIVSIGRVAEKD; encoded by the coding sequence ATGGCGAGATTTCCTGTAAGTATTGAAGAAGAGATGAAGGTATCCTATCTCGATTACGCAATGAGCGTAATTGTTGGAAGGGCACTGCCGGATGTCAGGGATGGCCTCAAGCCAGTTCAGAGAAGGATTCTGTATGCGATGTTAAGAGAAGGGCTCCTTCCTGGAAAGAAGTATTCAAAATGTGCAGGCGTTGTTGGCGAGGTTCTAAAAAAATACCACCCCCATGGAGACACAGCAGTTTATGATGCCCTTGTCCGTCTCGCCCAGGACTTCAATATGCGCTATGTGCTTGTTGATGGCCAGGGAAATTTTGGCTCTATTGATGGAGATCCCCCTGCGGCTTACAGATATACAGAGGCAAGGCTCACAAAACTTGCCGAAGAAATGCTGGCAGATATAGATAAGGAGACAGTTGATTTCACCCCCAATTTTGATGAAACAACAGAAGAGCCAGCAGTCCTCCCATCGAGGGTGCCCAATCTTATTATAAATGGCTCATCTGGTATTGCAGTCGGGATGGCCACAAACATCCCCCCTCATAACCTCGGAGAGGTTATTGATGCAGTGATCAGGCTGGTGGATAATTCAGAGGTTAGCATTCAGGAATTAATGGAAACAATTAAAGGGCCTGATTTTCCAACAGGCGGTATCATCTATGGAACCCAGGGAATTGTGGCTGCATACACCCACGGCAGGGGGCTTATTAAGGTCAGGGCAAAGGCAAAGATTGAAAGAGAAGTAAAAAGTGAAAGTATTATTATCACAGAGCTGCCCTATCAGGTTAACAAGGCAAGGCTTATAGAAAAAATCGCAGAGCTGATAAGAGAGAAAAAAATAGAGGGGGTCTCTGACCTTAGAGATGAATCTGACAGAGATGGCATCAGGGTTGTGCTTGAGCTGAAGCGTGGAGAGATGGCTCAGGTTATCCTTAACCAGCTTTACAAGCATACACAGATGGAGTCAACCTTTGGAGTGATAATGCTTGCCCTTGTAAGCGGGCAGCCGAGGATACTTAACCTGAAAAGGTTACTTGGGTATTTCCTCCAGCACAGGCGAGAGGTCGTCATAAGGAGGACGAGATTTGAGCTCAGGAAGGCTGAGGAGAAAGCGCATATATTAGAAGGACTCAGGATAGCCCTTGACCACCTCGATGAGATAATAGCCCTGATAAGGGCATCGAAGAGCCCTGATGAGGCAAAGCAGGGATTAATGAGCAATTATTCCCTTTCAGAGATTCAGGCGCAGGCCATCCTCGATATGAAACTGCAGCGCCTTACCGGCCTTGAGAGGGAGAAGATTATAAAGGATTACGAAGATACGCTGAAAGATATTGAAAGACTCAGGGCAATTCTTGGAAGCGATGCCCTTGTAAATAGCATTGTGAAACAGGAACTTCTTGATATAAAGGAAAAATACTCTGACCCTCGAAGAACAGAGATACTTGAGGAGACAAAGGAAATCTCAATTGAAGACCTCATAACAGAAGAGGAAATGGTTATAACTGTCTCCCATGAGGGATATATAAAGAGGAACCCGCTGAGCCAGTACCGGAGCCAACGGAGAGGCGGCAAGGGGCTTATCGGTATGGAGACAAAAGAGGAGGATTTTGTTGAGCAGCTCTTCATTGGCTCGACCCATGACCACATGCTCTTCTTTAGTAACCGCGGAAGGCTCTACTGGCTAAAGACATATCAGATCCCAGAGGCAGGTCGTGCTGCAAGAGGGAAGGCCCTTGTTAACCTCCTTGCACTTCAGGAAGGCGAGAGGATTACAACAGCCCTCCCTGTCAGGGACTTCAAGGAGGGTTTTCTATGCATGTTCACAAAGAACGGCACGGTGAAAAAGACTGCGCTTAAAGAATACAGCAACCCGCGTGAAAAAGGAATCATCGCAATCACACTCGAGCAGGATGATGAACTCATTGCTGTAAGAAAGACAGATGGAAAGAGCGACCTTATCATAGGGACGAGGAATGGCCTTTCGATACGGTTTAATGAGGAAGATGTTAGAAGCACGGGAAGATCTGCAAAAGGGGTTATCGGTATCAGGCTTGTAAAAGGCGATGAGGTGTTCTCAGCAGAGGTGCCAGAAGAAAAGACAACACTCCTTACTGTTACAGAGAAAGGGTATGGGAAGAGGTCAAAGATTGAGGATTACCCTGTTCAGGGACGTGGAGGAAAGGGAGTCATCTCGATAAAGCTAACATCTAAAGGCGGAAAGGTTGTAGGCCTCATGCAGGTGAGAGATGAGGATGAGGTCGTCATGATAACAAATTCAGGAAAGCTGATAAGGACAACAGCAAGGAACATCTCCCTTCTCGGGCGAAACACCCAGGGGGTGAAACTTATGGATGTCGAGGGCGAGGATAAAATCGTCAGCATTGGAAGAGTAGCAGAGAAGGATTAA
- a CDS encoding c-type cytochrome codes for MGRIAPGDSKEIVMEVDTAGRIGRIAKTATVYSNDPDVPEKVLLLVADLVKSAHIKGISGKNIFHSDCTPCHVDKGKGKTHKALYDADCAICHRDGPRGAAPLRVLRIIEEGTLRRITRDGIPDTVMPGFHSSNGGPLTDGEIESIVSYIKDQSGQP; via the coding sequence TTGGGCAGAATAGCACCTGGTGATTCAAAAGAGATAGTGATGGAAGTAGACACAGCAGGCAGGATAGGGAGGATCGCAAAGACAGCAACCGTCTATTCCAATGATCCAGATGTCCCTGAAAAAGTGCTGCTACTCGTAGCCGACCTTGTAAAGAGCGCACATATCAAGGGTATTTCAGGTAAAAATATTTTCCATTCTGATTGCACCCCATGTCATGTGGATAAAGGCAAGGGCAAAACCCATAAGGCGCTTTACGATGCCGACTGTGCCATATGCCACAGGGATGGCCCTAGAGGAGCAGCGCCCCTCAGGGTTTTGCGCATAATAGAAGAGGGGACATTAAGGAGAATTACAAGGGATGGTATACCAGACACAGTCATGCCTGGTTTTCATAGCTCTAATGGCGGCCCACTGACAGACGGGGAAATAGAGTCCATTGTGAGCTATATAAAAGACCAGAGCGGGCAGCCTTAA
- a CDS encoding DUF1573 domain-containing protein, translating to MKTTNTVIALSLAAVTFACGLALTRETQPKIKVSEDSFNFGLVEQGTTLRHKFTIKNIGGNDLIVEKVEPS from the coding sequence TTGAAAACAACAAATACCGTCATAGCTCTTTCACTTGCTGCCGTGACATTTGCCTGTGGTCTGGCTCTTACACGTGAGACACAGCCAAAGATAAAAGTCTCTGAAGATTCCTTTAACTTTGGCCTCGTGGAGCAGGGCACAACGCTAAGGCATAAATTTACTATAAAGAATATCGGCGGCAATGACCTCATAGTTGAAAAGGTCGAACCTTCCTGA